Proteins encoded within one genomic window of Episyrphus balteatus chromosome 1, idEpiBalt1.1, whole genome shotgun sequence:
- the LOC129906065 gene encoding WASH complex subunit 3: MNENILQNSIDKTQIPPLHQKRILAFVNHFVISSCSFLNDFASKCETKFIEVERKMQKVEASLIIIESKLSSIPNQIEPKQKVELDSSPSAGQEVHEEKKVDNVPSVAEENDTIEQVPSPPLEETGVKACEDERYKRFFKMLQFGVPIAAVKLKMKAEGVDPDIIDTPNLLLTDGITAS; the protein is encoded by the exons ATGAATGAAAATATTCTACAAAATTCTATCGATAAAACACAG ATACCACCACTGCACCAAAAACGAATTCTTGCATTTGTCAATCACTTTGTTATAAGTTCTTGCTCATTTCTAAATGATTTTGCATCAAAATGTGAAACAAAATTCATTGAAGTTGAAAGGAAAATGCAAAAAGTTGAAGCATCTTTGATAATCATAGAATCAAAG ctctcATCCATTCCTAACCAAATTGAACCCAAACAAAAGGTAGAATTAGATTCTTCTCCCTCTGCTGGTCAAGAGGTTCATGAAGAAAAGAAGGTTGATAATGTTCCTTCGGTAGCCGAGGAAAATGATACAATTGAACAAGTTCCATCGCCTCCATTAGAAGAAACAGGTGTCAAAGCTTGTGAAGATGAACGGTACAAGAGATTCTTCAAGATGTTACAGTTTGGAGTCCCAATTGCGGCTGTCAAGTTGAAAATGAAAGCCGAAGGCGTAGATCCAGATATCATAGA CACTCCCAACTTACTGCTTACAGATGGCATTACTGCAagttaa